GGCGGCCACATTAAACTGGCGCTGTACGGCAGTCTTATAGCCTGCCGTGGCATAGACGTCAAAGTTAATCAGGGCTGGGCTCCCGTTGATCGTCACATTGAAGACGCGCTGGCCGGCGGCCTGGAAAGTCAACTCGGCCCAATCCAGCTTCACCACATAGACCGTCCCTGCCGTCAGGCCGGGGATGGTATACGTAAAGGAGCTATTCCAGCGGCAGGACTGCCAGACCGCCTGTGGGGCGGGATTGCTCACCCCGCTGGTATTGATGGCCGTCGAGGTATCGCTATACTGATTCCCCTGATTGTAGTCCGTATCGGCCACAAAATTGCCAGCCGCACCGCCGCCGGCATTGATCGCCAGAACCAGCGTCCCCGAAGGGGCGGGCGTTGGGGTCGGCGTGGCCGTGCTCGTTGGCGTCACCGTCACCGTTGGGGTCGGCGTGGCCGTGCCGCCCGACGGCTGCCAGATCTCAATGCCGCTGATAAAGGGATTATCGGCCCCGCCCTGCGTAAAGGCGATCACAATCTGGCCACTGCCGTTGGCCGTCACCGCAAACTGCTTCTGCAGGGCCGTCTTGTAGCCTGCCGTGGCGTAGACGTCGAAACGGCTCAGCACCGTCGTCCCATTGATTGCCACATTGAAGAGGCGCTGACCGGCAGCCGTCCAGGTCAATTCTGCCCAATCGAGCGCCACCGTGTAGGTAGTGCCTGCGCGCAGGCCGCCGATTGTGTACGTAAAGGAGCTATTCCAGCGGCAGGACTGCCAGACCGCCTGCGGGATAGCCTCAGCCACACGGCTGGTGTTGATCGTCGTCGAGGTATCGCTATACTGATTCCCCTGGTCATAATTGGTATCAGCAACAAAGTTGCCCGCCGCGCTGCCGCCAGCATTAATAGCCAGGACCAAGGTCCCCGTCGGTGCCGGCTGCGGCGTCGGGGTTGGCGAAGGAGTTGGCGTCGGCAACGGAGCCGTTGGCGAAGGCGCCGGCGTTGGGGTCCCTGTGGGGAAGCCGCAGACCTGTGAGCTGGGACTCCAGCCGGAGTTACCGCTGCCCAGAGTAATATTCCAGGAGCCGCTGCTCTCGCAGCTCTGGATACTGGCCACCGTCAACCCGCTGGCCGTCACATTGCTTGCCGAGCCGGTCACCTGGCTCACCTTATTCGAAAAAGCAAATTCGGCGCCGCTGATGTTCACCCCATTCATATTGATCGTACTGATGGGGTTCCCACCATCGAACGAAATCGCCATGTACTGGCTGTTATCGATCTCCACATTCGAGACCGTAAACGTCGCATTCATCGCCCCGCTATCGGCCCAGAACATCAGTGCGCCAAACTGCTGGATGCCCTGATCGCCGATGCCCGCCGTCTGCCGGATCGTATCATTGCTCACCGTCGTCGTCCCGGCGAAAGGCGCGGTAGCGTTGCCAAAGTCCTCATAGTCGATCATGATGCCGCCGCCGCGATACTGCGAGCCGGTCACCAGATCGTTCGTCACGCTATTGCCATTGCCCCCGTAGATCGCGATCCCGTTGGCCAGATACGGCGACTGCACCGTATCGTGGTCAAAGGTATTGTTACTATCACCGGTCGCCGGCACATTATCGGTAGCCGACCACATCGCCAGACCATCGTCGCCGGTGCCGCGGATGATGGTCTGCGTCACGCTGGAGTTGGTCACGTTGCGATGGAAATTGATGCCGTCGGCCAGCACGCTATCGATGCGGCAGCCGGTGATCTTCAGGCCGCTGAAGGGACCATCGAACCACATCCCCACCTTGGTGTGTTCGATCCAGATGTTCGAAATCGTCGAATTGTTCAGGGAGCCGCCGATACCGTTATCCTGGAGGCAGTCGATGCGATTCGTAATCTGCCCCTCGATCGCAAAATTCGACAGCGTCACATTGGAGCTGGTCTGACCATCGTAGGCATCGTAGCCATAGACAC
This is a stretch of genomic DNA from Thermogemmatispora onikobensis. It encodes these proteins:
- a CDS encoding malectin domain-containing carbohydrate-binding protein, with product MQDAKRRAIALLRCSGDRRAVLLLTTLVLVLSSLGIALMLPRLTGTARASSAAVSGGSGATLPYVELEAHQATTNGSILGPDFTLGSLASDAVDRQAVLLTGGQYVQFTLTQPANALNLRYSIPDSASGGGIAATLSIYINGVKQSQELQLTSKYSWLYGQPNFSNCNANDWSDTPGGTPHHQFDEVHVLLPQMSAGTTVKLQVDPDNTAPWYAIDVADFEQVPAPLTQPAGSISVTDPPYNADPTGKVDATSAIQQAVNDASAQGKTVWLPKGTFLVTSHILVNNVTMTGAGPWYTVLTGAPVGSNGTGVGVYGYDAYDGQTSSNVTLSNFAIEGQITNRIDCLQDNGIGGSLNNSTISNIWIEHTKVGMWFDGPFSGLKITGCRIDSVLADGINFHRNVTNSSVTQTIIRGTGDDGLAMWSATDNVPATGDSNNTFDHDTVQSPYLANGIAIYGGNGNSVTNDLVTGSQYRGGGIMIDYEDFGNATAPFAGTTTVSNDTIRQTAGIGDQGIQQFGALMFWADSGAMNATFTVSNVEIDNSQYMAISFDGGNPISTINMNGVNISGAEFAFSNKVSQVTGSASNVTASGLTVASIQSCESSGSWNITLGSGNSGWSPSSQVCGFPTGTPTPAPSPTAPLPTPTPSPTPTPQPAPTGTLVLAINAGGSAAGNFVADTNYDQGNQYSDTSTTINTSRVAEAIPQAVWQSCRWNSSFTYTIGGLRAGTTYTVALDWAELTWTAAGQRLFNVAINGTTVLSRFDVYATAGYKTALQKQFAVTANGSGQIVIAFTQGGADNPFISGIEIWQPSGGTATPTPTVTVTPTSTATPTPTPAPSGTLVLAINAGGGAAGNFVADTDYNQGNQYSDTSTAINTSGVSNPAPQAVWQSCRWNSSFTYTIPGLTAGTVYVVKLDWAELTFQAAGQRVFNVTINGSPALINFDVYATAGYKTAVQRQFNVAANSSGQIVIAFTQGTAKADNPFINGIEIWKPTSTPTPPPTGTLITAINAGGSTAGNFVADTGYNQGNQYSDTSTAINTSGVSNPAPQAVWQSCRWNSSFTYTITGLFAGARYTVKLDWAELTFQAAGKRVFNVVINGQAVLSNFDVYATAGYKTALQRQFTVQANSSGQIVISFTQGSADNPFINGIEVYQA